The Candidatus Methylomirabilota bacterium sequence CCGGACCCGGCAACCAAGTCCCTGACGGTGCTCGATACCAGCACTTCGCTTGGGCCTGCCTGACCCGCGATCCGTGCCCCGGTGTGGACAGCGATGCCCCCGACCTTGTCGCCGATGACCTCGCACTCGCCCGAATGGATTCCCACGCGAACGGCGATCCCCAGCACGCCGACCTCGTCGGCGATCGTCCTGGCACAGCGAATGGCGCGCGCGGGGCCGTCGAAGGTCGCGAACAGTCCGTCGCCGGCCGTGTCGATCTCCCGCCCTCGAAAGCGCGCGAGTTGGCGCCGCGCAATCGCGTAGTAGCGGTCCAGAACGTCACGCCACCGTCGATCACCCAGCCGCGTCGCGTGCTCTGTGGAGCTCACTATGTCGACGAACATGACGGTCGCGAGCACCCGGTCGGGCTCCCGCGCCTCGGGAACTCCAGTCAGAAATTCCTGGATTTCCGAGAGCAGGGGATCCATGTCCTCGGCGAAGAACAGATGATCAACCCCCGACAGCTCGACGAACTTCGCGCCGGGAACGCGCTCCGCCAGGTAGCGCCCGTGCTCCGGCCCTGTGAAGGGATCGCCGGCGCGGTGCAGGACGAGTACAGGCACCGTGATCGCGGGCAGAACTGAACGCGCGTCTGTTTCAAATGCGCTCCGGAGAAGCGTCACCGCCGCGCCGGGGCTGGCTGCCAGGCGTTGGTACCGGGCCCACCAGCTCTTCATCGACGCGTTGTCGGCCTGGCTGGCCACCAGAGCCTCAAACGCCACGCCCTTGCCCCATCCCTCTTCGATCGCCTGCAGCAGTCCCTGGGCTTGCTCCGCCGGGATCCCTTGAGGGTAATCAGGCGCGTGCGCGAGCCGCGCATAGGAGTTGAGAAGCACCAGTGCCGTGGTTCGCGATGGATACGTCGCCGCGAACAGCAAGCTCAGTGCGCCCGCCTCCGAGGTTCCCAAAAAGGCGGCCCGTGTTGATCCGACGGCGTCCAATACAGCGCGAACGTCGTCCATCCGCTCTTCCAGGGTGGGCAACCGATCCAATGGGACCGGGTCCGAGAGCCCCGTTCCCCGCTTGTCCAGCAAGATGAGGCGACTGAAGGACGCGAGGCGGTCCAGGAACCGCGCCACGCGGGGCTCTTCCCACATGTGCTCAATGTGCGATATCCACCCGTGCATGAAGACGAGGTCAAGAGGCCCTGTGCCAATTGCTTGATATGCGATGTGGTAGTCGCCGCTCTTCGCGTACTTCGTCTCTGGGAAAGTCGTCATGG is a genomic window containing:
- a CDS encoding adenylate/guanylate cyclase domain-containing protein, whose translation is MTTFPETKYAKSGDYHIAYQAIGTGPLDLVFMHGWISHIEHMWEEPRVARFLDRLASFSRLILLDKRGTGLSDPVPLDRLPTLEERMDDVRAVLDAVGSTRAAFLGTSEAGALSLLFAATYPSRTTALVLLNSYARLAHAPDYPQGIPAEQAQGLLQAIEEGWGKGVAFEALVASQADNASMKSWWARYQRLAASPGAAVTLLRSAFETDARSVLPAITVPVLVLHRAGDPFTGPEHGRYLAERVPGAKFVELSGVDHLFFAEDMDPLLSEIQEFLTGVPEAREPDRVLATVMFVDIVSSTEHATRLGDRRWRDVLDRYYAIARRQLARFRGREIDTAGDGLFATFDGPARAIRCARTIADEVGVLGIAVRVGIHSGECEVIGDKVGGIAVHTGARIAGQAGPSEVLVSSTVRDLVAGSGIRFEDRGRHPLKGVPGEWSLFAVAADLRQTSA